The following coding sequences are from one Haloarcula taiwanensis window:
- a CDS encoding ArsR family transcriptional regulator, with translation MSTVTEQVRSHVESKPGVHFNALAADLDIATGQAQYHLRKLRRAGDIVAEEIQGKTHYYSREYDPWERRVLAFARRETARTILLHLLEAESLSADELTDRLGVARSTVSWHVSALADAEILEKSYGDRGRVVVTLTDPNETQRLLAAVRPSLTDRLIDRFTRLVDEGLAAAADDG, from the coding sequence ATGTCCACGGTTACTGAGCAAGTGCGTTCCCACGTCGAGTCCAAACCGGGAGTTCATTTCAACGCGCTTGCAGCAGATCTCGATATCGCGACTGGCCAAGCACAGTATCACCTGCGGAAACTGCGCCGTGCCGGCGATATCGTCGCCGAAGAGATTCAGGGTAAAACGCACTATTACAGCCGGGAGTACGACCCCTGGGAGCGGCGTGTACTCGCCTTTGCCCGGCGGGAGACTGCGCGGACGATTCTCTTGCATCTTCTGGAAGCGGAGTCCCTGTCAGCAGACGAACTGACCGACCGGCTGGGCGTCGCCCGGAGTACGGTTTCCTGGCACGTTTCGGCACTGGCCGACGCAGAGATACTCGAGAAGTCGTACGGTGACCGGGGTCGTGTCGTCGTGACCCTGACTGACCCGAACGAGACACAGCGGCTGCTTGCGGCGGTTCGTCCGTCGCTTACAGATCGTCTTATCGACCGGTTCACGCGGCTGGTCGACGAAGGGCTCGCGGCCGCGGCAGACGACGGCTGA
- a CDS encoding ABC transporter ATP-binding protein yields the protein MTGETYLTASDVTKSYGDVTAVSEVSLDIPSNAVTGFIGPNGSGKTTLLRMLLGVERPTSGTVSYSGPDAERQLGYLPQRPTFRPGFSVRETAGFYADLVDDDPDRLLERVGLEEVASRPVSGLSGGMTRLLGIAQALAGDPPIVMLDEPASGLDPAMSRLIFDIVESIADAGRAVVLCSHELPLVEETADRLVVLESGRLVRTGSVASLREQTGGPLHETFTALLEQDRTTIAAPGGEKP from the coding sequence ATGACCGGCGAGACGTACCTCACGGCGTCGGATGTCACGAAATCGTACGGTGATGTGACGGCCGTCTCAGAAGTATCACTCGACATCCCGTCCAACGCCGTCACCGGATTCATCGGTCCGAACGGGTCCGGGAAAACGACGCTCCTGCGCATGCTTCTGGGCGTCGAGCGACCCACAAGCGGCACCGTCTCGTACAGCGGGCCTGACGCCGAACGGCAACTGGGCTACCTGCCACAGCGGCCGACCTTCCGGCCGGGGTTCAGCGTCCGGGAGACGGCCGGATTCTACGCGGACCTCGTCGACGACGATCCGGACCGACTGCTTGAACGTGTCGGCCTCGAAGAAGTGGCCAGCCGCCCCGTCTCAGGACTCTCCGGGGGAATGACGCGCCTGCTGGGAATCGCGCAGGCACTGGCCGGCGACCCGCCGATTGTGATGCTCGACGAGCCAGCGAGCGGGCTCGACCCGGCGATGAGCCGTCTGATATTCGACATCGTCGAATCGATTGCCGACGCCGGTCGCGCCGTGGTTCTGTGCTCGCACGAACTGCCACTCGTCGAGGAAACGGCTGACCGACTGGTTGTGCTCGAGTCCGGTCGCCTTGTCCGAACCGGGTCGGTTGCATCTCTGCGGGAACAGACCGGCGGGCCGCTCCACGAGACGTTTACAGCGCTTCTCGAACAGGACAGAACCACTATCGCTGCGCCGGGGGGAGAGAAGCCATGA
- a CDS encoding nitrous oxide reductase accessory protein NosL, whose protein sequence is MSKHTTGFTRRCFLAGAGTVAVVSLSGCLGTSEEMDPVSIESGQNCDQCGMVIDQHPGPAGQTYYQNNSPEGHDPPARFCSTTCTYRHRFAKEQSGWTPAETFLTDYSTRDYETQTDGGKTIISRHLGREAFASTERLTVVANSEVEGAMGTAIVPFSDSGDAESFAEEHGGQTLPAEEISRELVGGM, encoded by the coding sequence ATGTCCAAACACACAACAGGGTTCACACGGCGATGCTTCTTGGCCGGGGCTGGGACTGTGGCCGTCGTCTCGCTTTCGGGGTGTCTGGGAACCAGTGAGGAGATGGACCCGGTCAGCATCGAAAGCGGCCAGAACTGTGACCAGTGTGGAATGGTTATCGACCAGCACCCGGGGCCAGCCGGCCAAACGTACTATCAGAACAATTCGCCCGAGGGCCACGACCCGCCGGCACGGTTCTGCAGTACGACCTGCACGTATCGCCACCGATTCGCCAAAGAACAATCGGGGTGGACGCCCGCGGAAACGTTCCTCACCGACTACAGTACACGCGACTACGAGACCCAGACCGACGGGGGCAAGACAATTATCTCTCGCCATCTGGGGCGAGAAGCCTTCGCTTCGACGGAACGCCTCACTGTCGTCGCGAACTCCGAGGTAGAGGGTGCGATGGGGACCGCTATCGTTCCGTTTAGCGACAGCGGGGACGCCGAGTCGTTTGCCGAAGAACACGGCGGTCAGACGCTCCCCGCAGAGGAGATATCGCGGGAACTAGTCGGCGGAATGTAG
- a CDS encoding copper-binding protein — protein sequence MRLALSTVQLVALLAVVLGTLIVAMSFAVDTTSARPEPVPFDNTVQRGITMADEQIARNRSISVPRAQVFYSQYRYVVGYVGIDQAVTALTEPGHEQQFGYPLAVYVSDYSDRPVRCGDDGSLRTATPPDWVEANQAYYVVDGSARVPSGSAVVPFADRDDAEAFTDSCGGRIVDWEALKTHSFDLQQAAAVRKQVGPRRNDANAIVQATRQRRDRPVSVEVGTDAPTVQAAVDAAPPNTTVVVPTGTYNEQVTIDKPLTLRGSGATLDGGGNGTVVTVTADRVGVTGFEIVGVGNRTVGDPATANDSAWDATVTTAYGNSDAAVTGRNVSGLYVANLTAETPASGVVLRQASGSVVENVTVNGTADWQDGFMGVIGMHGPIVVQDSVFNGGRDGVYLHRADGTVIRNNTFRDNRFGVHLMYTSRSLVADNVARGQEYAGVVVMTNPVANAIVGNDVRHSGSGVMLAGSRSYIAHNVVVDTTQAMSTNADQSLYEHNVLYGNDIGVRASTVVPSNIVTENDFIANDRHAVSGPGPLRVYTHDGRGNYWSGAYDLTGKTGPVLAQSYSPTDSVDRRLHQTDAAIALRSAPSVRGLRALRGTTPGFRRGSIVDRAPLSDPANPETVRRLRNETAMEDPA from the coding sequence ATGCGACTAGCCCTGTCGACTGTGCAACTCGTCGCGCTCCTTGCGGTAGTTCTTGGCACACTGATCGTTGCGATGTCGTTTGCCGTCGATACAACCAGCGCCCGTCCTGAACCAGTCCCGTTTGATAACACTGTCCAGCGTGGGATCACGATGGCCGACGAACAGATCGCCCGGAATCGGAGCATCAGCGTTCCGCGGGCGCAAGTCTTCTACTCACAGTACCGCTACGTTGTCGGCTACGTCGGCATCGATCAGGCTGTGACCGCGCTCACGGAACCGGGGCACGAGCAGCAGTTCGGCTATCCACTTGCGGTGTACGTTTCTGACTACAGTGACCGGCCAGTCAGGTGCGGTGACGACGGCTCGCTCCGGACCGCAACGCCGCCGGACTGGGTCGAAGCTAATCAGGCCTACTACGTCGTCGACGGGTCGGCGCGGGTCCCGTCCGGGTCGGCAGTTGTGCCGTTCGCCGACCGGGACGACGCCGAAGCGTTCACCGATAGCTGTGGCGGTCGAATCGTCGACTGGGAGGCCCTCAAGACACACTCGTTCGACCTCCAGCAGGCGGCGGCAGTCCGAAAACAGGTCGGTCCGCGGCGAAATGATGCGAACGCAATCGTACAGGCAACACGACAGCGTCGAGACCGACCTGTCTCTGTCGAAGTCGGAACCGATGCCCCAACGGTGCAGGCGGCCGTCGATGCGGCCCCGCCGAACACGACGGTCGTTGTCCCGACCGGGACGTACAACGAGCAGGTGACGATAGACAAACCACTCACACTCCGCGGTTCCGGAGCGACGCTCGACGGTGGTGGGAACGGTACTGTCGTGACAGTGACCGCCGACCGGGTCGGCGTCACCGGGTTCGAAATCGTCGGCGTCGGCAACAGGACAGTCGGCGACCCAGCGACGGCCAACGACAGCGCCTGGGACGCGACCGTCACGACCGCCTACGGCAACAGCGACGCCGCCGTGACCGGTCGCAACGTTTCAGGACTGTACGTCGCGAATCTCACCGCCGAGACGCCCGCAAGCGGCGTCGTTCTGCGACAGGCATCCGGCTCGGTCGTCGAGAACGTCACGGTCAACGGGACGGCAGACTGGCAGGATGGGTTTATGGGCGTTATCGGGATGCATGGGCCGATTGTCGTGCAGGACTCGGTGTTCAACGGCGGGCGTGACGGCGTGTATCTCCACCGGGCCGACGGGACCGTCATCCGGAACAACACCTTCCGGGACAACCGCTTCGGCGTCCACCTGATGTACACCTCCCGGTCGCTCGTTGCCGACAACGTCGCCCGGGGACAGGAGTACGCTGGTGTCGTCGTCATGACGAACCCCGTGGCGAACGCCATCGTCGGGAACGACGTGCGCCACTCCGGGAGTGGCGTCATGTTAGCCGGCTCCCGGAGCTATATTGCGCACAACGTGGTGGTCGACACTACGCAGGCGATGTCGACCAACGCCGACCAGTCCCTGTACGAGCACAACGTCCTGTACGGGAACGACATCGGTGTGAGAGCGTCGACAGTCGTCCCGTCGAACATCGTCACCGAGAACGATTTCATCGCAAACGACCGCCACGCCGTCTCCGGGCCGGGGCCGCTACGCGTGTACACACACGACGGCAGAGGGAACTACTGGAGCGGCGCGTACGACCTCACTGGCAAAACTGGCCCGGTGCTGGCCCAGTCCTACTCACCCACCGATTCCGTCGACCGTCGGCTCCATCAGACTGACGCCGCCATCGCCCTCAGGTCGGCCCCGAGCGTCCGGGGTCTCCGAGCGCTTCGCGGCACCACACCCGGCTTTCGCCGGGGAAGCATCGTCGACAGGGCACCTCTGTCGGACCCTGCGAATCCCGAGACCGTCAGGCGACTTCGAAACGAGACAGCCATGGAGGACCCAGCATGA